In Geminocystis sp. NIES-3709, a single genomic region encodes these proteins:
- a CDS encoding FAD-dependent oxidoreductase translates to MVNLVLVGGGHSNAIVLKLWSKKKVSGVKLTLISNAQNTPYSGMLPGYIAGCYNYEESHINLVKLAEIAGIELVIDEVINIDADKKIVSCKSGQKFSFDIISLDIGSIPKNSQIEGANLYTIPIKPVPLFLTKWAEIVNLAQSNPDNKISISIIGGGAGGVELALNIHQKLNSILSLQKININLLHKGDRIVENHPISVSNKLTKNLDNRNINLYLNTVVTSVENQDIILDSNIKIFSDYIFLVTQPSAPLWLQNTSIETDKDGFILVNNSLQSVNYPYIFASGDIANIVNYSCPKAGVFAVKQGIPLYKNLCNFLTNQPLKLYYPQQHYLNIIGTGNKNAVASWGKISIESPIIWYWKKYLDYNFMKQFTYFP, encoded by the coding sequence ATGGTTAATTTAGTGTTAGTAGGTGGTGGTCATAGTAATGCGATCGTGCTTAAATTATGGAGTAAAAAGAAAGTATCAGGAGTAAAATTAACGTTAATTAGTAATGCTCAAAATACTCCTTATTCGGGAATGTTACCCGGATATATTGCAGGATGTTATAATTATGAAGAAAGTCATATTAATTTAGTAAAATTAGCAGAAATAGCGGGGATAGAATTAGTTATAGATGAGGTAATTAATATCGATGCTGATAAAAAGATAGTTAGTTGTAAATCTGGTCAAAAATTTAGTTTTGATATTATATCTTTAGATATTGGTAGCATTCCTAAAAATAGTCAAATTGAAGGGGCTAATTTATATACTATTCCAATTAAACCTGTACCTTTATTTCTAACAAAATGGGCAGAAATTGTTAATTTAGCACAGAGTAATCCTGATAATAAAATAAGTATAAGTATCATTGGAGGAGGAGCTGGTGGAGTAGAATTAGCTTTAAATATTCATCAAAAATTAAATTCTATTTTATCTTTACAAAAAATTAATATTAATTTACTTCACAAAGGCGATCGAATTGTAGAAAATCATCCTATATCTGTTAGTAATAAATTAACAAAAAATCTTGACAATAGAAATATTAACCTTTATCTTAATACTGTAGTTACATCAGTAGAAAATCAAGACATAATTTTAGATTCTAATATCAAAATTTTCTCAGACTATATATTTTTAGTAACCCAACCCTCTGCTCCATTATGGTTACAAAATACTTCGATCGAAACTGATAAAGATGGTTTTATTTTAGTAAATAATAGTCTTCAAAGTGTTAATTATCCTTATATTTTTGCCAGTGGAGATATTGCTAATATAGTTAATTATTCTTGTCCTAAAGCTGGAGTTTTTGCAGTAAAACAAGGAATACCTTTATATAAAAATCTATGTAACTTTTTGACAAATCAACCACTAAAATTATATTATCCTCAACAACACTATTTAAACATTATTGGTACGGGAAATAAAAATGCAGTGGCAAGTTGGGGTAAGATCTCGATCGAATCTCCTATAATATGGTACTGGAAAAAATATCTTGATTATAATTTCATGAAACAATTTACTTATTTTCCATAA
- a CDS encoding glucose-6-phosphate isomerase, whose translation MDNLQLWQRYQDWLYYHQGLDIYVDVSRMGFNDDFYTTMQPKFAFAFDSVAKLEQGDIANPDENRMVGHYWLRNPDIAPTQEIKEEINNSLLEIKEFAQKIHSGTITTPQGEKFTDLLSVGIGGSALGPQFVSQALAPINPNLTIHFIDNTDPTGIDRTLTKLGNKLKTTLVLVISKSGGTPETRNGMLEVKNAYQQQGLDFSRYAAAITMMDDSSKLYHVVKEENWLACFPMFDWVGGRTSELSAVGLLPALLEGINIDEMLEGAKEMDIVTRERNVKKNPSALLALSWYYAGKGKGEKDMVVLPYKDSLLLFSRYLQQLVMESLGKEKDLDGKTVYQGIAVYGNKGSTDQHAYVQQLREGIANFFVTFIEVLKDREGKSLELEMDITSGDYLSGLLQGTRKALYDNGRDSITVTVSEVTPRIVGALIALYERAVSIYAYLVNINAYHQPGVEAGKKAAASILSLQTEVLNLLKNTDKSLSIAEIATNTGKSEDIESIYKILRHLEANDRGVVLTGDRKLPNTLKVTYSK comes from the coding sequence ATGGATAATTTACAACTTTGGCAACGTTATCAAGATTGGCTTTACTATCATCAAGGCTTAGATATTTATGTCGATGTAAGTCGCATGGGTTTTAACGATGATTTTTATACTACTATGCAACCAAAATTCGCCTTTGCCTTTGATTCTGTAGCTAAGTTGGAACAAGGTGACATTGCAAATCCCGATGAAAACCGTATGGTAGGGCATTATTGGTTAAGAAATCCTGACATCGCACCCACCCAAGAAATTAAGGAAGAAATCAATAACAGTTTATTAGAAATCAAAGAATTTGCTCAAAAAATCCATTCAGGCACGATAACAACTCCTCAAGGAGAAAAATTCACCGATTTACTCTCTGTAGGTATCGGAGGTTCAGCTTTAGGCCCTCAATTCGTTTCTCAGGCTTTAGCACCTATTAACCCTAATTTAACTATACACTTTATTGACAACACCGATCCTACGGGAATCGATCGAACTCTAACCAAATTGGGAAATAAATTAAAAACCACCCTTGTGTTAGTAATTAGTAAATCTGGCGGCACACCAGAAACCCGTAATGGTATGTTAGAGGTAAAAAATGCATATCAACAACAAGGATTAGATTTTTCTCGCTATGCCGCCGCTATCACCATGATGGATGACAGTAGCAAACTTTATCACGTTGTCAAAGAAGAAAACTGGTTAGCTTGTTTTCCGATGTTTGATTGGGTAGGGGGGCGCACTTCTGAATTATCTGCCGTTGGTTTATTACCTGCTTTGTTAGAAGGCATCAATATTGATGAGATGTTAGAAGGTGCCAAAGAAATGGATATAGTAACGAGAGAAAGGAATGTGAAAAAAAATCCTTCAGCTTTACTCGCCTTGTCTTGGTATTATGCTGGAAAAGGGAAGGGTGAAAAAGACATGGTAGTTTTGCCTTATAAAGACAGTCTCCTCCTGTTTAGTCGTTATTTACAACAGTTGGTAATGGAATCTTTAGGCAAGGAAAAAGACTTAGACGGCAAGACAGTTTATCAGGGTATTGCGGTTTATGGTAACAAAGGATCTACAGATCAACACGCTTATGTGCAACAATTACGAGAAGGGATAGCAAACTTTTTTGTTACTTTTATTGAAGTATTAAAGGATAGAGAGGGAAAATCTCTCGAATTGGAAATGGATATTACTAGCGGTGACTATCTTTCTGGTTTATTACAAGGCACTCGTAAAGCATTATATGATAACGGCCGAGATTCTATTACCGTAACTGTTTCTGAAGTGACTCCTCGTATTGTTGGTGCTTTAATTGCCCTTTATGAACGAGCAGTAAGTATTTATGCTTATCTTGTTAATATTAATGCTTATCATCAACCGGGTGTAGAAGCAGGAAAAAAAGCTGCCGCTTCAATTTTAAGTTTACAAACAGAAGTATTAAATTTACTCAAAAATACTGATAAATCATTATCTATTGCAGAAATTGCTACAAATACTGGGAAATCTGAAGATATAGAATCCATTTATAAGATTTTACGTCATTTGGAAGCTAACGATCGAGGTGTGGTACTAACAGGCGATCGAAAATTACCAAATACTTTAAAAGTGACATATTCTAAATAA
- a CDS encoding lipopolysaccharide assembly protein LapA domain-containing protein produces MDRTKQIIISLIVGFWLILIAVFSIQNIELISLKFFFFESIKISIGVLLTFALAGGFFLGSIIPILFNNNNSYPRNKIQSKVKKSKKNEFKRDWEEEKDPLFDWD; encoded by the coding sequence ATGGATAGAACAAAACAAATTATAATTAGTTTGATAGTCGGATTTTGGCTTATTTTAATAGCTGTATTTTCTATTCAAAATATAGAGTTAATTAGTTTAAAATTTTTCTTTTTTGAATCAATTAAAATCTCGATCGGTGTATTATTAACCTTTGCATTAGCAGGAGGATTTTTTTTAGGTTCAATAATTCCCATTTTATTTAATAATAATAATTCCTATCCTAGAAATAAAATTCAAAGTAAAGTAAAAAAAAGTAAAAAAAATGAGTTTAAAAGAGATTGGGAAGAAGAAAAAGATCCTCTTTTTGATTGGGATTAA
- the hetL gene encoding heterocyst differentiation pentapeptide repeat protein HetL: MELEQILKAYTEGKRNFSQIKLVESEIIKQNLSNADFSGGDLRQSRLGLSNFTNCNFMETDLSETILWGTDLSFANLSNVLLRDADLSSAKLISANLQKANLIKAILCGANLTHAQLSDAIIIDADFRPNSDHRTNLSHAVLNNANLSYANLSQALLYQANLEEAKLCRSHLNTTNRYDNLATDLTQANLRGADLSYADLTGAILFKADLQGADLTGTILKDVDLRGAIMPDGTIMDDRVSKS; encoded by the coding sequence ATGGAATTAGAACAGATATTAAAAGCATATACCGAAGGAAAAAGAAACTTTAGTCAAATTAAATTAGTTGAATCAGAAATTATCAAACAAAATTTATCTAATGCTGATTTTTCTGGAGGAGATTTACGTCAATCAAGATTGGGACTTAGCAATTTTACGAATTGTAATTTTATGGAAACAGACTTGAGTGAGACAATACTTTGGGGAACAGATTTAAGTTTTGCTAATTTATCTAACGTTTTGTTAAGAGATGCTGATTTGAGTAGTGCAAAATTAATTTCAGCAAATCTGCAAAAAGCAAATTTAATTAAAGCTATTTTATGTGGTGCAAACTTAACCCATGCTCAATTATCTGACGCCATTATTATAGACGCTGATTTTCGCCCCAATTCAGATCATCGAACAAATCTTTCTCATGCTGTTTTAAATAACGCCAATTTAAGTTATGCTAATCTTTCTCAAGCACTACTATATCAAGCTAATTTAGAAGAAGCAAAGTTATGTCGATCTCATTTGAACACTACAAACAGATATGATAACCTTGCCACTGATTTAACACAAGCTAACTTAAGAGGCGCGGATTTAAGTTATGCCGATTTAACTGGTGCAATATTATTTAAAGCTGATTTACAGGGAGCAGATTTAACAGGTACGATTTTAAAAGATGTAGATTTGCGAGGTGCTATTATGCCTGATGGTACAATTATGGACGATCGAGTATCCAAGTCGTAA
- the rsmD gene encoding 16S rRNA (guanine(966)-N(2))-methyltransferase RsmD, protein MNFQLLISMRIYGNREIKTLSGKDTRPTTSKVREALFNIWRDEIESASWLDLCAGNGTMGAEALCRGVLEAVAIEKSSIACQIIRENWQKVATKDQKFKVLRGDILERLKSLKGEKFDLIYFDPPYHCDFYDRVLDIITDYQLLQGQIAVEYDPRKSKIKDQQKLQLIQTKFYGNIAINFYQN, encoded by the coding sequence ATTAATTTTCAACTATTAATTTCCATGCGTATTTATGGCAACAGAGAAATCAAAACTTTATCAGGAAAAGATACTCGCCCAACAACATCGAAAGTAAGAGAGGCTTTATTTAATATCTGGAGAGACGAAATAGAGTCTGCTTCTTGGTTAGATTTATGTGCAGGAAATGGTACGATGGGGGCTGAAGCTCTTTGTCGAGGTGTATTAGAGGCTGTTGCGATCGAAAAATCCTCCATAGCTTGTCAAATTATCAGGGAAAATTGGCAAAAAGTAGCAACAAAAGACCAAAAATTTAAAGTATTAAGAGGGGATATTTTAGAGAGATTAAAAAGTTTAAAAGGAGAGAAATTTGATCTCATTTATTTTGATCCTCCTTACCATTGTGACTTTTATGATCGAGTCTTAGATATTATTACTGATTATCAACTTTTACAAGGACAAATAGCCGTTGAATATGATCCTAGAAAATCAAAAATTAAGGATCAACAAAAATTACAATTAATTCAAACAAAATTTTACGGTAATATTGCAATTAATTTTTATCAAAATTGA
- a CDS encoding NAD(P)/FAD-dependent oxidoreductase yields MKLAEVLYLEISNPNPQIICDWLQNIWQPSQGKKINTPDGIRLELADNHELSIFTWTLQRTTYLKMFRWGEKQVIAENKIKQELETAIKQKFPPHYPALPIIDLNNRSIFSALESYYPNTVKFFQKMPQGEYDLTRVYWWEKTWRESVKNKVKSNNPKQVLFHDETKGKADYDLVYIGGALGAIHAALMAKLGYSVLLVERLKFGRMNREWNISRQEFQVLIDLELFTKKEFESIISAEYQDGFSKFFDANNPSHLKAEVLHTPNVLNIAIDTSKLLTLCGEKLRKYGAEIWEETEFNRATIGKDLVTINTTHLITGENKEITARLLIDAMGTASPIAWQLSGNQAFDSVCPTVGAVVEGLKPEVWDMRYGDVLFSHGDISRGRQLIWELFPAEGDDVTIYLFHYHQVHADNPGSLLEMYEDFFSILPEYRRCDMDKLVWKKPTFGYIPGKFTITKGDRKIATDRVLAIGDAASLQSPLIFTGFGSLVRNLGKLTSLLDSALKYNLLDGESLNQIQAYQSNIAVTWLFSKGMMVPTHKTLPPQRINSMLNTFFGLLADEPKTADTFIKDRTDWLTFNRLALKAARKNPPLLLWIWQMAGTQDILRWLGAYNAFTFDALTNLLFSKWFNNWLEKQNSWLSKSNPKLWFKLLVFNSNLHKK; encoded by the coding sequence ATGAAATTAGCAGAAGTTTTATATTTAGAAATCTCTAACCCCAATCCGCAAATAATTTGTGATTGGTTACAAAATATTTGGCAACCATCTCAAGGAAAAAAAATTAATACCCCTGACGGCATTCGTTTAGAATTGGCAGACAATCATGAGTTATCAATTTTTACATGGACATTGCAACGTACCACTTATTTAAAAATGTTTCGTTGGGGAGAAAAACAAGTCATTGCAGAAAATAAAATAAAACAAGAATTAGAAACGGCTATTAAACAAAAATTTCCTCCTCATTATCCTGCTTTACCCATCATAGATTTGAATAATCGATCAATTTTTTCTGCTTTAGAATCTTATTATCCTAATACAGTTAAATTTTTCCAAAAAATGCCTCAAGGAGAATATGATTTAACTAGAGTTTATTGGTGGGAAAAAACCTGGAGAGAAAGTGTTAAAAATAAAGTCAAAAGCAATAATCCTAAACAAGTTTTATTCCATGATGAAACGAAAGGAAAAGCTGATTATGATTTAGTTTATATTGGTGGTGCTTTAGGTGCAATTCATGCGGCTTTAATGGCAAAATTAGGTTATAGTGTTTTATTAGTTGAACGACTAAAATTCGGAAGAATGAACCGTGAATGGAATATTTCTCGTCAAGAATTTCAAGTTTTAATTGATTTAGAATTATTTACTAAAAAAGAATTTGAATCGATTATTTCCGCAGAATATCAAGATGGTTTTAGTAAGTTTTTTGATGCTAATAATCCCTCACATTTAAAAGCAGAAGTTTTACATACTCCAAATGTTTTAAATATTGCGATCGATACTAGCAAATTATTAACTTTATGCGGTGAAAAATTAAGAAAATATGGTGCAGAAATTTGGGAAGAAACAGAATTTAATCGAGCAACTATCGGCAAAGATTTAGTAACGATTAATACCACCCATTTAATCACAGGAGAAAATAAAGAAATCACTGCTAGACTGTTAATTGATGCCATGGGCACAGCTTCCCCTATCGCTTGGCAATTATCAGGAAATCAAGCCTTTGATAGTGTTTGCCCTACTGTTGGTGCGGTGGTAGAAGGTTTGAAACCGGAAGTATGGGATATGCGTTATGGAGATGTATTATTTTCTCACGGGGATATATCCAGAGGAAGGCAGTTGATTTGGGAATTATTTCCCGCAGAGGGTGATGACGTTACTATTTATCTATTTCACTATCATCAAGTTCATGCAGACAATCCCGGATCTTTATTAGAGATGTATGAAGACTTTTTTAGTATTCTACCAGAATATCGCCGTTGTGATATGGATAAATTGGTATGGAAAAAACCGACTTTTGGTTATATACCCGGTAAGTTTACCATCACAAAAGGCGATCGAAAAATAGCAACAGATAGAGTATTAGCTATTGGAGATGCCGCTTCCTTACAATCACCCTTGATATTTACTGGATTTGGTTCATTAGTGCGAAATTTGGGTAAATTAACCAGTTTATTAGACTCTGCTTTAAAGTATAATCTACTAGATGGAGAATCTCTTAATCAAATTCAAGCCTATCAAAGCAACATTGCAGTAACATGGCTATTTTCTAAAGGAATGATGGTGCCGACTCATAAGACTTTACCACCTCAAAGAATTAACTCCATGCTCAATACTTTTTTTGGTTTACTTGCGGATGAACCTAAAACAGCAGATACTTTTATTAAAGATCGCACAGACTGGCTTACTTTTAACCGTTTAGCCTTGAAAGCCGCACGAAAAAATCCACCTCTTTTACTCTGGATTTGGCAAATGGCAGGTACTCAAGATATATTACGATGGTTAGGGGCATATAATGCTTTTACCTTTGATGCTTTGACAAATTTATTATTTAGTAAATGGTTTAATAATTGGTTAGAAAAACAAAATTCATGGTTATCTAAATCTAATCCCAAATTATGGTTTAAACTGTTAGTTTTTAACTCAAATTTACATAAAAAATAG
- a CDS encoding ABC transporter substrate-binding protein, which produces MFFWSWNKRKYNLLTYISWFISGLLITFLVSCTSAQNSGKGEIEFWTMQLQPQFTPYFTELNQKFETDNSESKVLWVDVPWNAMESKILTAVSAQNAPDVVNLNPDFASQLASRNAWLNLDEKISPEVKSQYLSKIWDANKIELCEGENQCNTTTFGIPWYLTTTVTVYNKELFNKAGISETPTTYEDLAIAAEKIKNATGKYAFFVPLVTNDSNEILQSFVKMGANLLDEQGKAAFNTPEGIAVFQYWTDLYQKGLLPPEIMTQGHRHAIELYQAGELALIGTGAEFLKTIANNAPSIYEKSGVAPQITGETKKKNVSVMNLVIPKDTQKLDEAVNYALFVTNGDNQLKFAQEANVLPSHNDAIEQYISNLEKDANQDIVTEARRISAVQLEDAEVLIPPVKNINELKKIIHENIQSAMVKEKTVEQAVTDATNEWNNIQ; this is translated from the coding sequence ATGTTTTTTTGGTCATGGAATAAACGGAAATACAACTTATTAACTTATATCAGTTGGTTTATTTCTGGTTTGTTAATAACTTTTTTGGTTAGCTGTACTTCTGCCCAAAACAGTGGAAAAGGAGAAATCGAGTTTTGGACAATGCAGCTACAACCACAATTTACCCCTTATTTTACTGAATTAAATCAAAAGTTTGAAACAGATAATTCTGAGAGTAAAGTGCTTTGGGTGGATGTACCTTGGAATGCGATGGAAAGTAAAATTTTAACGGCAGTGTCAGCTCAAAATGCTCCCGATGTAGTTAATCTTAACCCCGATTTTGCCTCTCAATTAGCTAGTCGCAACGCATGGTTAAATTTAGATGAAAAAATCTCTCCGGAAGTCAAAAGTCAATATCTGTCAAAAATTTGGGATGCGAATAAAATTGAACTTTGTGAAGGTGAAAATCAGTGTAATACGACAACTTTTGGCATTCCTTGGTATTTAACAACCACAGTTACTGTTTATAACAAAGAATTATTTAACAAAGCTGGAATTAGCGAAACTCCTACTACTTATGAAGATTTAGCCATCGCCGCAGAGAAAATAAAAAACGCCACAGGGAAATATGCTTTTTTTGTACCATTAGTAACCAATGATTCTAATGAGATATTGCAATCTTTTGTTAAAATGGGTGCAAATTTATTAGATGAGCAAGGTAAAGCCGCTTTTAATACTCCTGAAGGCATTGCAGTTTTTCAGTATTGGACAGATTTATACCAAAAAGGATTATTACCACCAGAAATTATGACTCAAGGTCATCGTCATGCGATCGAATTATATCAGGCTGGGGAACTAGCTTTAATAGGTACAGGAGCAGAATTTCTGAAAACTATTGCCAATAACGCACCCAGTATTTACGAGAAATCGGGTGTCGCACCTCAAATTACGGGAGAGACGAAAAAGAAAAATGTTTCGGTAATGAATTTAGTTATCCCTAAAGATACCCAAAAATTAGACGAAGCAGTTAACTATGCTTTGTTTGTTACTAATGGTGATAATCAGTTGAAATTTGCTCAAGAAGCCAATGTTTTACCCTCTCATAATGATGCGATCGAGCAGTATATTAGTAACTTAGAGAAAGATGCCAACCAAGATATTGTCACAGAAGCCAGAAGAATTAGTGCGGTACAATTAGAAGATGCAGAAGTATTAATTCCTCCTGTCAAAAATATTAATGAATTGAAAAAAATTATTCATGAAAATATCCAAAGTGCTATGGTGAAAGAGAAAACCGTTGAACAAGCCGTTACGGATGCTACAAATGAATGGAATAATATTCAATAA